Proteins from one Cryptomeria japonica chromosome 4, Sugi_1.0, whole genome shotgun sequence genomic window:
- the LOC131875225 gene encoding uncharacterized protein LOC131875225, with amino-acid sequence SSSSSSSSSSSSSSSSSSSSSSSSSSSSSSSSSSSSSSSSSSSSSSSSSSSSSSSSSSSSSSSSSSSSSSSSSSSSSSSSSSSSSSSSSSSSSSSSSSSSSSSSSSSSSSSSSSSSSSSSSSSSSSSSSSSSSSSSSSSSSSSSSSSSSSSSSSSSSSSSSSSSSSSSSSSSSSSSSSSSSSSSPSSSSSSSSSSPSSPSSPSSPSSSSSPSSPSSSPSPPSPSSPSSPSSPSSPSSPSSPSSSSSSSSSSSSSSSSSSSSS; translated from the exons tcatcatcatcatcgtcgtcgtcgtcgtcatcatcgtcgtcgtcatcatcgtcatcgtcatcatcatcatcgtcctcctcgtcatcgtcgtcatcgtcatcctcgtcatcgtcatcgtcatcatcatcatcgtcatcatcgtcatcgtcgtcgtcgtcatcgtcatcgtcatcgtcatcgtcatcgtcatcgtcatcgtcatcgtcatcgtcatcgtcatcgtcatcgtcatcgtcatcgtcatcgtcatcgtcatcgtcatcgtcatcgtcatcgtcatcgtcatcgtcatcgtcatcgtcatcgtcatcgtcatcgtcatcgtcatcgtcatcgtcatcgtcatcgtcatcgtcatcgtcatcgtcatcgtcatcgtcgtcgtcatcgtcgtcgtcatcgtcctCGTCGTCATCGTcctcgtcgtcatcgtcatcgtcgtcatcatcgtcatcgtcatcatcgtcatcatcatcatcatcatcatcatcatcatcatcatcatcatcatcatcatcatcatcatcatcatcatcatcatcatcatcatcaccatcatcatcatcatcatcatcatcatcatcaccatcatcaccatcatcaccatcatcaccatcatcatcatcatcaccatcatcaccatcatcatcaccatcaccaccatcaccatcatca ccatcatcaccatcctcaccatcatcaccatcctcaccatcatcaccatcctcatcatcatcatcatcatcatcatcatcatcatcatcatcatcatcatcatcatcatca